Genomic DNA from Gorilla gorilla gorilla isolate KB3781 chromosome 13, NHGRI_mGorGor1-v2.1_pri, whole genome shotgun sequence:
TAATCTTCTAAGTTAACAATAACTTAATGCAGttaggagagggaaaaaaagaaaaagaaataaagacagtgAGGTTCTTGAAACGTAAGATGGAATCAGAAATCAATAAGCGACAGGAATGGACAATATGTAAAAGGCAGGGCATTTGGGGACTCTGATATATGGATTCTGTGTGCTTACATGAATCAAGAAGGGTAAGAGATTTGAAGCTGGTGGCTTTCCCTAGCAGTGACAGCAAGGAAAGGGAATCAGATATATGAGCAGCAGACTTGGAGATTGCCTAATACAAGAAGGGTGACCTATGGTTGAGTTCAAAGGTTTTAACACCACCTTTTGTTAGAAAATAGAATCATAAAGTCACCACTACTAAACTAGTAGCTGCATCTAATCCTGGAAGGGTTTGGAAAGAAGGCACCGATGATGTTGGGGTACACTTGGGGTAGTTGTCCTTTGAAAAAATGGAGGCACTAAGGAGGAGgccaaattgatattttataggtTCAAGGGGGGAATTGGACCCAGGTGTAAATGCCAGGTACTCTGTTCTCAGTGCTACTTGGGACATCTTCCAGGCAAGCCCTCAGCTTGGAAGAGctgggaaaagaaaattattgtcCATCTGAGATACCTACATCAAGCTAAGCAGATCTTGCACTACCTCCGAAGGTTCCAAGAGGAGAACGTGGGGCCACTTGCTGGGGCGAGCAGAGAAAACGTGCAATTCCTCTGGATCCCTGGAGACAATTCTGCACAAAGTTAATGAATGGTTGTTTTCTTACTGTCTCCCCTAGCAAACACCAGAGAcctagtggcacagtctcagaaTATATTCCCATGAGGAAAACGTGGGCTATAAGTATCTACAACTTGTGAATGACAGTAAGAATCCAGGGAAGGGAGCATTCAGAATCAAGAAGCACTGGGAGATTTTTGACAATTAGATACCTTTTTGTATGCAGTTTCTTGGCACAGATTTATCTTCTTTCGACTAATTATTTCATGGAGCATAAATGAGAGGAATGAATACATAAGGCAAGACATTAATGTCCTTTCCAGGTAAGAAATCAACCTAGCAAGTGCCTGATGAGAAAGTGGAAATACCTGATCTCTGGGAAATAATTAGTCGTTACTGGACATTAAATAAGAGAGCTAATTTATGTTCACCCTAAGTGTAGATTATCTGTATTTATACTCTAAAGTCTGATCTTCCTTTACCCTAGTCAACTCCAGAATTACATTCCCCTGACCTCAGGATATGGATTATTAGCCAGAGTAGGAAAGCTTGGGAGAGAATTTTCTCGCAAAAGTACTCTGTCCCCCTCACTCTCTCATTCCCCGTGTTTCTTTTCCCTATAACTGTTTACATTCAACTCAGTGTTCTCTAAGTGAGTTTCTTGCTTCCATTGTAAATGATGTGGAAACATCTTGACtcaaaagaaagggtattcaTCAATTACAAGCTAGGTGAGATAACTATCTCGTTACCTAGATGTGGTTTAGCCACTCATAATCCTTAATCAGAAGATGGCCTGAACTTGATTCAAAGTCTTTATCTGTGGTTCCTGTAATTATCGGCCACAGAGTAAGTAGGAGGAGAAAGGTATCAGCCATTTGCTcccaatctctttctctctgtctgtctgtctgtctgtctgtctgtctgtctctctctctctctctctctctctctccttgtatCTGTTCTCTATAGATCTTGCTATGGGttaaatgtttatgtccccccagAAGtcacttaatccccaatgtgatagtatttggagattGATATTTGACAGGtaatttaggtcatgagggttggGGCCCTCCTGATGTGATTAACGCCCTTATAAGAAGAGCTTGCTTCCTCCCCCTGCTTTCTGCCATGCAAGACTACAAGGAGAAGACAGCCCTCTGAAAACCAAGAAACAAGCCCTCCGCAGACACTGGATCTGTTggcaacttgatcttggacttcccagtcccaTGAACTGTGAAAAGTAAATGTTGTTCAAGCCACCTAGTctctgatttgtttgtttgtttttttgagaccaagtctcgctgtcaccccggctggagtgccgtggtgcaatcttggctcactgcaacctctgcctcccaggttcaagcaattctcttgcctcagcctccctagtagctgggactacaggcatgcaccaccaggcccggctaattttttgtatttttagtactgacgggatctcaccatgttgtccagcctgatctcgagctcctaacctcaagtgatccacccacctcagcctcccaaagtgctgggattacaggcatgagacaccgcttCTGACCTGGCTatggtaatttattatagcaaCCTGAACTGATTAAGACAGGTATCTACCTcaaagatcttttaaaaagtgaaaacacacTTTCAGTTCTGATTTCTCCATGCTCAGGAAGAAAGATAAACAACAGAGTAAATGCTGTATTAATAACTACTCAGTGTAAGAACAACGTGGAAAGATGCATGTTGTAGATGACATAAGAATTATGTCATTAATTGACAGTGTTGCTTATCTTTAGGTGAGTACAAGTCCATGGGAACGTCCAACCTGACAAGACTCTCTGAATTTATTCTCTTGGGACTCTCCTCTCGGTCTGAAGACCAGAGGCCACTCTTTGCCCTCTTTCTTATCATATACCTGGTCACTTTGATGGGAAACCTGCTCATCATCTTGGCTATCCACTCTGATCCTCGACTTCAAAACCCTATGTATTTTTTCCTAAGCATCTTGTCCTTTGCTGATATTTGCTACACAACAGTCATAGTCCCGAAGATGCTCGTGAACTTCTTATCAGAGAAAAAGACCATTTCCTATGCTGAATGTCTGGCACAGatgtatttcttcctggtttttgGAAACATAGATAGTTATCTCCTGGCGGCTATGGCCATCGACCGCTGTGTAGCCATTTGTAACCCATTCCATTATGTCACTGTTATGAACCGCAGATGCTGTGTGTTGCTACTAGCCTTCCCCATCACTTTCTCCTATTTACACTCTCTCCTACATGTCCTCCTGGTGAATCGGCTCACCTTTTGTACATCAAATGTTATCCATCACTTTTTTTGTGATGTCAACCCTGTGCTGAAACTGTCCTGCTCCTCCACCTTTGTCAATGAAATTGTGGCCATGACAGAAGGGCTGGCCTCTGTGATGGCTCCATTTGTCTGTATCATCATCTCTTATCTAAGAATTCTCATCGCTGTTCTCAAGATTCCCTCAGCAGCTGGAAAACACAAAGCCTTCTCCACCTGCAGCTCCCATCTCACTGTGGTGATTCTGTTTTATGGAAGTATTAGCTATGTCTATTTGCAGCCTTTGTCCAGCTATACTGTCAAGGACCGAATAGCAACAATCAACTACACTGTGTTGACATCAGTGTTGAACCCATTTATCTACAGTTTAAGAAACAAAGACTTGAAACGGGGCTTACAGAAATTGATAAACAAGATTAAGTCTCAAATGGGTAGGTTCTCTACAACGACCAATAAAATCTGTGGACCCTGATTacaaggagtgtgtgtgtgtctgtgtgtgtgtgtgtgtgtgtgttagcacCTGATGCAACTCTTTTCTTGAAAAAACGTTTCTTCATCTTCACCATTTGTAGCTTCACCTCGTGGTTTTCCACCCTGTGGTCTCTGTCATCGTATGATTGAACAATTAGGATGTCTTGGTATCAATGCCCCAATCACAGACTCACCTCATAATATATCTTAATTCCGGAAAATCACATTCCCTTTACTCTTTGCATATTTATTTGGAGCCTCTCATATTTGTTTGTGTTTATAAATTCATCCAAGTTTGGTCATTCAATTATCAGAGAATTTTCCTATATACCTATGTAGaaatttaaatatgtgcaatGATATTATGCACACATAGTCACTCTCTTCCATTTAAAGCTGTCAGGAATTTTTTAcaggcatgtgtgtatgtatgtgcaagTCTCACCTGCCCATGAGACTACAGGCTATGGTCCCCCTCTCCacctttttagagacagggtcatacccccctgtcacccaggttagagtgcagtgacactatcatagctcctataacctcaaactcctgggctcaagcaatcctcctccctcagccgctcaagtagctagtactacaggtgtgtaccaccacccctagctaattgttttaattttttgtagagacaaggtcttgctatgttacccaggctggtctcagactcctggcctcaagtgatcctcctgcttcagcctctcaaagcactgggattataggcgtgagctaccatgcccagctttatggtccctttttaaaattatcacaaGAACTGAATGTCCTGGGCTCTGGAGTCATAGATTCTCAACAACTGCTACCAATTATCtgattgactttttcttttttttctttttttttttttttttttttttgagacagagtcttgctctgtcacccaggctggagtgcgcagtggtgctatcttggctcagtgcaatgtctgcctcctgggttcaagcagttctcacccctcagcctcccaggtagctgtgattacaggcacctgccaccacgcccagctaatttttgtatttttagtgaagatgaggtttcaccatgttggccaggctggtcttgaactcctgacctcaagtgatctgcccgcctcagcctcccaaaatgctgggattacaggcgtgagccacttcccCCAGCCTGATTGACTGTTAATAAGACAACTCTATGTCTCTACATGAGTTTGAGTCtctactctttcttcttttcctatacCCAAGGGGCATTCATCCCCTGACTCTTCCTGGGGTTTCTTGCCTGTTCGCTTTTCTATCTAGAGATGCATATATTTCTAGGCGTCTCTAGGTGGTTAAATAAAACACTGAATTTAAAAATCTCCACTGTCTCCTctatctgtctagtttttttgctCAGAATAAAAAAAGGTTTATTCCATGTAATCAGAAATGTTCCCTATGGTCACTGGAGGCAGAgtcaaaatatcaataaatataaactaCTAGCAAGGGTCTCTTGGGTCAGAGTGCCTGATACAAAGGAGGCTCTCAATATAGTTGGGGAATAAATTACAT
This window encodes:
- the OR1L3 gene encoding olfactory receptor 1L3 → MGTSNLTRLSEFILLGLSSRSEDQRPLFALFLIIYLVTLMGNLLIILAIHSDPRLQNPMYFFLSILSFADICYTTVIVPKMLVNFLSEKKTISYAECLAQMYFFLVFGNIDSYLLAAMAIDRCVAICNPFHYVTVMNRRCCVLLLAFPITFSYLHSLLHVLLVNRLTFCTSNVIHHFFCDVNPVLKLSCSSTFVNEIVAMTEGLASVMAPFVCIIISYLRILIAVLKIPSAAGKHKAFSTCSSHLTVVILFYGSISYVYLQPLSSYTVKDRIATINYTVLTSVLNPFIYSLRNKDLKRGLQKLINKIKSQMGRFSTTTNKICGP